Part of the Deltaproteobacteria bacterium genome is shown below.
AGGCTACACTCCCGTTGCAACCACGGTGGAGGCATCGCGGGGATGCGTGTTCCGGTGCGAGTTCTGCTCGATAAGCAGGGTGATGGGCCAGGGGCACAGGGTCCGCCCCCCAGCCGACGTGGCCGCGGAGATCGAATCGATAGAGTCCCCCAACCTTTTCTTCGTGGACGACTCGCTCGCCCTGAACCGGCACGTCGCAGGGAAACTGTTCCAGGAGATTGCGCCCCTGAAAAAATTCTGGGTCGGACAGGGCTCCGTATCGCTGGCCGAAGACACGGATCTGCTGCGCGCCATGAGGAGGTCGGGGTGCCTGGGGCTCCTGGTCGGGCTCGAGTCCGTCCAGATGGAAGCCCGGGGGGAGATGAAAAAGTTCAACGGCCTCCGGATCAGCTTCAAAGAGGCGATGCAAAGGTTCCACGGAGAGGGAATCGGTATCCTGGGGGCATTCATTTTCGGCTTCGACCACGAAACCGGGGACGTCTTCGACCGGACCCTCGAGTTTTCCCTGAAGCACCGCCTGGAAGGGGTAGAACTTAGAATCCTCGTCCCCTTTCCCGGGACCCGGCTGTATGCGCGGCTGCTCTCCGAGAAGCGACTGTTCGCGCCCGGGTGGTGGCTCAACGGCTATTCCTCCGACATGCTGCTGTTCAAACCCGGGGGCATGAGCCCCCGCGAGCTCCTCGATGGATTTACCCGCGTAAACAGGCAGATCTATTCCTACGGTGCGATCGCCAGGCGCATCTTCGGCGTGAGCCCCTTCAAGCGGAGGGCAACGGGCTGCCGCCTCGTTGTGGGATTCAACCTTGCCACCCGGAAGCGCTATTTCAAGAGCCTTGACGCCGAACAGCCATTCGCCGGGCTGGCTGAAAGCAATTATCGGTGAACACGAAAAAGGTGAACTGGACAAGATCATGATTGTGAAAGGAAAATCGACTTACCGGGAACGCGAAGCGACGCCTGACTTTCAAGTGCCGTCATCGCCTGTGCTTGAGTTTTTCATCGAAAAACACCAGGGCATTCGCCAAAATTTTCTTGAATATCTCCTCCTCTTCGGCGGACAGCCCGAGGGATTCGGCGATGGTACCGTAGAGACTGGATTTTGCCCTCCTGATCTCTTCG
Proteins encoded:
- a CDS encoding radical SAM protein; translated protein: MKIKLIAPHESGETLISSAETFKVQKLALPLLAALTPEGHEVKLVDEAFAPDDVNEEVDLVGITVLTDLVPRAYRLADLYRARGVRVVLGGMHPSVLPREALKHADAVVVGEGEESWPRLVEDAAAGRLRRIYRSEKMTDLKKLPRPRRDLYPDPGTKGYTPVATTVEASRGCVFRCEFCSISRVMGQGHRVRPPADVAAEIESIESPNLFFVDDSLALNRHVAGKLFQEIAPLKKFWVGQGSVSLAEDTDLLRAMRRSGCLGLLVGLESVQMEARGEMKKFNGLRISFKEAMQRFHGEGIGILGAFIFGFDHETGDVFDRTLEFSLKHRLEGVELRILVPFPGTRLYARLLSEKRLFAPGWWLNGYSSDMLLFKPGGMSPRELLDGFTRVNRQIYSYGAIARRIFGVSPFKRRATGCRLVVGFNLATRKRYFKSLDAEQPFAGLAESNYR